The Streptomyces nitrosporeus genome includes a window with the following:
- a CDS encoding DUF5682 family protein, whose amino-acid sequence MREAAAAFAGGPDALEEILLGLVADVDRAVSEPLEVFPVCHHSPASAIAMARRLREKQPKVVYLELCEDMAPLLTELRNCRLPVAVQSFATGIDGFPAEWAPLSVVAPVTEASAEYQAIAYALDTPGVELVLVDRSSDHVFQWDARPAPDPDAPGAGGEARPADEEAALHGDAVGVEIGDLRPRFAELEEHLLRHGKVRHWSEWWHQYVELPLGDSDHDTYRQVMLLIGSLFRRLAPGDTHRLRVDEDRERYMWTRMREHLAATGTDPEDCLYVCGAFHAVSRVEEFGVAGGGSFEISPRTATRWLHGLIPSSHAAIEAQFGLAPGSVSIAATQWAKNLKRTGVKPYVLAGQGGRRRSTAKKTAAPAPVPAVPPSDRLTGFLRQPPVLDRLDEAELLGWSVEIVRAARRNGYLASTADAIAVFETSILLAGMRDRARPTPYDFQDAAVTCIEKDTVPGRRDVRRLVESMMGGDRVGQVGYDALPPLARDVHDRLAPLGLKLEQRGVRRALLDIAARPELEACSDVLWMLRHLLPEGAARTVMGERKLGERSIQESWDLALGTHQRALIELGYEGVSIEQVLEQRLRRRAYDPKATAATVLTTVEDATLYLGSRRLADELGGRALEVLSGERSVDGAPEVLRGVRRLLAYFRTAEPVLPPWIEAFTKAGYAHYCTLLPTAFTDDDAAVRHVSAMLGFLFGMEALALSLGCDRTQLELAVAQSHPEDPAKKALLWAAQAHLGGLTRERLRARCDGLLGNPLTVAAYPQYLSGFVHALEPVPQLTDFVVEAVSNAFGRLPDPVLLPWLPTLITALRKDGGDLAPLLIREAGRIFPGRLAALDTWVPPWLDRPEDPAARPAAGGGDGTGGCALLAAHPETCDAVAGLLGCEDGWRQAGAGPSGAALLRRHPDTARALEALLTDG is encoded by the coding sequence ATGCGGGAGGCCGCCGCGGCCTTCGCCGGCGGGCCCGACGCCCTGGAGGAGATCCTCCTGGGACTCGTCGCCGACGTCGACCGCGCGGTGTCCGAGCCGCTGGAGGTCTTCCCGGTCTGCCACCACTCACCCGCCTCGGCGATCGCGATGGCACGCAGACTGCGGGAGAAGCAGCCGAAGGTGGTCTACCTGGAGCTGTGCGAGGACATGGCCCCGCTCCTGACCGAGCTGCGCAACTGCCGCCTCCCGGTGGCCGTGCAGTCCTTCGCGACCGGCATCGACGGCTTCCCCGCCGAGTGGGCGCCGCTGTCGGTGGTCGCGCCGGTCACCGAGGCGTCCGCCGAGTACCAGGCGATCGCCTACGCCCTGGACACCCCGGGTGTGGAGCTGGTCCTCGTCGACCGCTCCTCCGACCACGTCTTCCAGTGGGACGCGCGCCCGGCACCGGACCCCGACGCCCCCGGTGCCGGCGGGGAGGCGCGGCCCGCCGACGAGGAGGCGGCCCTGCACGGCGACGCGGTCGGCGTCGAGATCGGTGACCTGCGCCCCCGCTTCGCCGAACTGGAGGAGCACCTGCTGCGCCACGGCAAGGTGCGCCACTGGTCCGAGTGGTGGCACCAGTACGTCGAACTGCCGCTCGGCGACAGCGACCACGACACCTACCGCCAGGTCATGCTGCTCATCGGCAGCCTCTTCCGCCGCCTGGCCCCCGGCGACACGCACCGGCTGCGGGTGGACGAGGACCGCGAGCGCTACATGTGGACCAGGATGCGCGAGCACCTGGCGGCCACCGGCACCGACCCGGAGGACTGCCTCTACGTCTGCGGCGCCTTCCACGCGGTCAGCCGCGTCGAGGAGTTCGGCGTGGCGGGCGGCGGCTCCTTCGAGATCTCCCCGCGCACCGCGACCAGGTGGCTGCACGGCCTGATCCCGTCCAGCCACGCCGCCATCGAGGCGCAGTTCGGCCTCGCCCCCGGGTCGGTCTCCATCGCCGCCACGCAGTGGGCGAAGAACCTCAAGCGCACCGGGGTGAAGCCGTACGTCCTGGCGGGACAGGGCGGCCGGCGGAGATCCACGGCGAAGAAGACGGCGGCCCCGGCGCCCGTACCGGCCGTTCCGCCCTCGGACAGGCTGACCGGGTTCCTCCGGCAGCCGCCCGTCCTGGACCGGCTGGACGAGGCCGAACTGCTCGGCTGGTCCGTGGAGATCGTCCGCGCCGCCCGCCGCAACGGCTACCTGGCCTCCACCGCCGACGCCATCGCGGTGTTCGAGACGTCGATCCTGCTCGCCGGGATGCGCGACCGGGCCAGGCCCACGCCGTACGACTTCCAGGACGCGGCGGTCACCTGCATAGAGAAGGACACCGTGCCCGGCCGGCGCGACGTACGCCGCCTGGTCGAGAGCATGATGGGCGGCGACCGCGTCGGACAGGTCGGTTACGACGCGCTGCCGCCGCTCGCCCGTGACGTCCACGACCGCCTCGCCCCGCTGGGCCTGAAGCTGGAGCAGCGCGGGGTGCGGCGCGCCCTGCTGGACATCGCCGCCCGGCCGGAGCTGGAAGCCTGCTCCGACGTGCTGTGGATGCTGCGCCACCTGCTGCCCGAGGGCGCGGCCCGCACGGTCATGGGGGAGCGGAAGCTGGGGGAGCGGTCCATCCAGGAGTCCTGGGACCTCGCGCTCGGCACCCACCAGCGGGCCCTCATCGAGCTGGGCTACGAGGGCGTCAGCATCGAGCAGGTGCTGGAACAGCGGCTGCGCCGCCGCGCCTACGACCCGAAGGCCACCGCCGCCACCGTCCTCACGACGGTCGAGGACGCCACCCTGTACCTGGGCAGCCGCCGGCTCGCCGACGAACTCGGCGGGCGGGCCCTGGAGGTGCTGTCCGGCGAACGCAGCGTGGACGGCGCGCCGGAGGTGCTGCGCGGGGTGCGCCGCCTGCTGGCGTACTTCCGCACCGCCGAGCCGGTGCTGCCCCCCTGGATCGAGGCATTCACCAAGGCCGGGTACGCCCACTACTGCACCCTGCTGCCGACCGCCTTCACCGACGACGACGCGGCCGTGCGCCATGTGTCGGCGATGCTGGGCTTCCTGTTCGGCATGGAGGCCCTGGCCCTCTCGCTGGGCTGCGACCGGACCCAGCTGGAACTGGCCGTCGCCCAGTCCCACCCCGAGGACCCGGCGAAGAAGGCCCTCCTCTGGGCCGCCCAGGCGCACCTGGGCGGGCTGACCCGGGAGCGGCTGCGGGCGAGGTGCGACGGACTGCTGGGCAACCCCTTGACGGTGGCCGCTTATCCGCAGTACCTCAGCGGCTTCGTGCACGCCCTGGAACCCGTGCCCCAGCTCACCGACTTCGTGGTCGAAGCGGTGTCCAACGCCTTCGGGCGGCTCCCGGACCCGGTGCTCCTGCCCTGGCTGCCCACCCTGATCACCGCCCTGCGCAAGGACGGCGGGGACCTGGCGCCCCTGCTGATCCGTGAGGCCGGGCGGATCTTCCCCGGCCGGCTCGCGGCCCTGGACACCTGGGTGCCGCCGTGGCTGGACCGCCCGGAGGACCCCGCCGCGCGGCCGGCGGCGGGCGGCGGGGACGGCACGGGCGGCTGCGCGCTGCTCGCCGCCCACCCGGAGACCTGTGACGCGGTGGCGGGACTCCTCGGCTGCGAGGACGGATGGCGGCAGGCCGGTGCCGGCCCTTCCGGAGCGGCCCTGCTCCGACGGCACCCGGACACGGCCCGGGCGCTGGAGGCACTGCTGACGGACGGATGA
- a CDS encoding ATP-binding protein, protein MSDLLRAPAEIKYAEELDWLESIDDNPKPFSWRLSPKMVRLFILGSERADGLDREISQKWFGDRSFVERSIVTLASDRGLLLIGDPGTGKSWLAELLSTAICRNSTLVVQGTAGTTEDHIKYSWNVSMVIAKGQSRESMIPSPIMTAMETGAIGRFEELTRSTSDVQDALISILSEKYISVPELDSDNIVFAKPGFSVIATANSRDRGVNDLSSALKRRFNFVRIPVMNDKKSEAEIVRFRTGELLRRHHIDLDVPPTLLDVLLQSFADLRASASAAASDDEKLESALSTAEQIGVLEDAILHSNFFQEGSLSARTLASSLVGSLARREPEDLAILNKYLHGVVEPRSKDEGGSWPEFLEGGRDAIATLS, encoded by the coding sequence ATGTCCGACCTGCTGCGCGCCCCCGCCGAGATCAAGTACGCCGAGGAACTGGACTGGCTGGAGTCGATCGACGACAACCCCAAGCCCTTCTCCTGGCGCCTGTCCCCGAAGATGGTCCGCCTGTTCATCCTGGGCTCCGAGCGGGCGGACGGCCTGGACCGCGAGATCTCCCAGAAGTGGTTCGGGGACCGGAGCTTCGTCGAGCGCTCCATCGTCACCCTGGCCTCCGACCGCGGCCTGCTGCTCATCGGCGACCCCGGCACCGGCAAGTCCTGGCTGGCCGAGCTGCTGTCCACGGCGATCTGCCGCAACTCCACCCTGGTGGTCCAGGGCACGGCCGGCACCACCGAGGACCACATCAAGTACTCGTGGAACGTCTCCATGGTCATCGCCAAGGGCCAGTCGCGGGAGTCGATGATCCCCTCGCCGATCATGACCGCGATGGAGACCGGCGCGATAGGGCGCTTCGAGGAGCTGACCCGCTCCACCAGCGACGTCCAGGACGCGCTGATCTCGATCCTCTCCGAGAAGTACATCTCGGTCCCCGAGCTGGACAGCGACAACATCGTGTTCGCCAAGCCGGGCTTCTCGGTCATCGCCACCGCCAACAGCCGCGACCGGGGCGTCAACGACCTGTCCTCCGCCCTCAAGCGCCGCTTCAACTTCGTCCGCATCCCGGTGATGAACGACAAGAAGAGCGAGGCGGAGATCGTCCGCTTCCGCACCGGGGAACTGCTGCGCCGCCACCACATCGACCTGGACGTTCCGCCGACGCTCCTCGACGTGCTCCTGCAGAGCTTCGCCGACCTGCGCGCCTCCGCCTCCGCCGCCGCGAGCGACGACGAGAAGCTGGAGTCCGCCCTCTCCACCGCCGAGCAGATCGGGGTGCTGGAGGACGCCATCCTGCACAGCAACTTCTTCCAGGAGGGCTCCCTGAGCGCCCGTACCCTGGCCTCCTCGCTCGTCGGCTCGCTGGCCCGGCGCGAACCCGAGGACCTGGCCATCCTCAACAAGTACCTGCACGGTGTGGTCGAGCCGCGCAGCAAGGACGAGGGCGGCTCCTGGCCGGAGTTCCTGGAGGGCGGCCGCGACGCGATCGCCACCCTCTCGTGA
- a CDS encoding vWA domain-containing protein encodes MTEPTTPPAAVPAPAAPAATAPAAGPDPDESRRQVLYWRLLARLFDPEEQAALESASLAVVEDIGLPGALLDPQASVDSVVQRHPELATEFDGLMVPGTTHTTAQDTTAQDTGATAATVPAGTGTTAAADPAAAPGPGAGDARDRAAEVRRAALVSKVLLNVFAPATGTVTAGQLARWQSDAGWLERALGHSPGDLRGGRRAGGPGGVSPTGTGGGTTPGLGRLIPAIGPELGALEADLVKRMHLREVLADPGLAAQLTPSMSLIEQLLRDKNNLSGVALANAKALIRRFVDEVAEVLRTQVEKATTGTLDRSVPPKRVFRNLDIDRTIWKNLTNWSPEEERLYVDRLYYRHTTRRTTPQRLIVVVDQSGSMVDSMVNCTILASIFAGLPKVDVHLVAYDTQALDLTPWVHDPFETLLRTNLGGGTDGTVAMALAQPKIAEPRNTVVVWISDFYEWRSEPLFESMAAIHRSGAKFIPVGSVTSSGRGVVNPWFRERFKDQGTPVLSGHIRKLVHELKNFLT; translated from the coding sequence ATGACGGAGCCCACCACCCCGCCGGCCGCCGTGCCGGCACCGGCCGCACCCGCCGCCACGGCCCCCGCCGCCGGACCGGACCCGGACGAGAGCCGCAGGCAGGTCCTCTACTGGCGGCTGCTGGCCCGCCTCTTCGACCCCGAGGAGCAGGCCGCCCTGGAATCCGCGAGCCTGGCGGTCGTCGAGGACATCGGGCTGCCGGGCGCCCTGCTGGACCCGCAGGCGTCCGTCGACTCCGTCGTGCAGCGCCACCCGGAGCTGGCCACCGAGTTCGACGGCCTGATGGTGCCCGGCACCACGCACACCACTGCCCAGGACACGACTGCCCAGGACACCGGCGCCACCGCCGCCACGGTTCCCGCCGGCACCGGCACCACCGCCGCCGCGGACCCCGCCGCCGCCCCGGGGCCGGGAGCCGGGGACGCGCGCGACCGGGCCGCCGAGGTACGGCGCGCGGCACTCGTGTCGAAGGTGCTGCTCAACGTCTTCGCGCCCGCCACCGGCACCGTCACCGCCGGACAGCTGGCCCGCTGGCAGTCCGACGCCGGATGGCTGGAGCGCGCGCTCGGCCACAGCCCCGGGGACCTGCGCGGCGGCCGCCGCGCGGGCGGGCCGGGCGGTGTCTCCCCCACCGGCACCGGGGGCGGCACCACCCCCGGCCTCGGCCGGCTGATCCCCGCGATCGGCCCCGAACTCGGCGCGCTGGAGGCCGATCTCGTCAAGCGCATGCACCTGCGGGAGGTGCTGGCCGACCCGGGCCTGGCCGCACAGCTCACCCCGAGCATGTCGCTGATCGAGCAGTTGCTGCGGGACAAGAACAACCTCTCCGGTGTCGCCCTGGCCAACGCGAAGGCGCTGATCCGCCGCTTCGTCGACGAGGTCGCCGAAGTCCTGCGCACCCAGGTCGAGAAGGCCACCACCGGCACCCTGGACCGCTCCGTCCCGCCCAAGCGGGTGTTCCGCAACCTCGACATCGACCGCACGATCTGGAAGAACCTCACCAACTGGAGCCCGGAGGAGGAGCGGCTCTACGTCGACCGCCTCTACTACCGGCACACCACCCGCAGGACGACGCCCCAGCGGCTGATCGTCGTGGTGGACCAGTCCGGTTCGATGGTCGACTCCATGGTCAACTGCACCATCCTGGCCTCCATCTTCGCGGGGCTCCCCAAGGTCGACGTCCACCTCGTCGCGTACGACACCCAGGCGCTCGACCTCACCCCCTGGGTCCACGACCCCTTCGAGACGCTGCTGCGCACCAACCTCGGCGGCGGCACCGACGGCACCGTCGCCATGGCGCTGGCCCAGCCGAAGATCGCCGAGCCCCGCAACACCGTCGTGGTGTGGATCTCCGACTTCTACGAATGGCGGAGCGAGCCCCTCTTCGAGAGCATGGCCGCCATCCACCGCTCGGGCGCCAAGTTCATCCCGGTCGGCTCGGTGACCAGCTCGGGCCGCGGCGTCGTCAACCCGTGGTTCCGCGAGCGCTTCAAGGACCAGGGCACACCGGTCCTCTCCGGCCACATCCGCAAGCTGGTCCACGAGCTCAAGAACTTCCTGACCTGA
- a CDS encoding TetR/AcrR family transcriptional regulator has product MAADAQRGYAKGRARRREILDQAMTLFGEAGYRGTSLRTIAARCGISHPGLLHHFPTKESLLLSVLEHRDEVDGAWLDLDGPTGVARLRGYTELAELNAGRRGIVELFTVVSAEATAADHPAHAYFVRRYAESVSGAQLAYAQARDAGELRDGVDPDLAGAQLIALMDGLQVQWLLTPGATDMAAVLRSHLQAQLTVPLRPS; this is encoded by the coding sequence GTGGCCGCCGACGCGCAGCGCGGGTACGCCAAGGGCCGGGCGAGACGGCGCGAGATACTCGACCAGGCCATGACCCTGTTCGGTGAAGCCGGCTACCGGGGGACCTCGCTGCGGACGATCGCGGCCCGCTGCGGCATCTCGCACCCCGGCCTGCTGCACCACTTCCCCACCAAGGAGTCACTGCTGCTCTCGGTGCTCGAACACCGCGACGAGGTGGACGGGGCGTGGCTGGATCTCGATGGCCCCACCGGCGTCGCCCGGCTGCGCGGATACACCGAACTCGCGGAACTCAACGCCGGGCGCCGGGGGATCGTCGAACTCTTCACCGTCGTCTCGGCGGAGGCCACCGCGGCGGACCACCCCGCCCACGCGTACTTCGTGCGCCGTTACGCGGAATCGGTCTCCGGCGCACAACTGGCCTACGCCCAGGCGCGCGACGCCGGGGAGCTGCGGGACGGTGTCGACCCGGACCTCGCCGGGGCGCAGCTGATCGCCCTGATGGACGGCCTCCAGGTGCAATGGCTGCTCACGCCCGGTGCCACGGACATGGCCGCGGTCCTGCGCTCCCACCTCCAGGCCCAGCTGACCGTGCCCCTCCGGCCCAGCTGA
- a CDS encoding glycoside hydrolase family 3 N-terminal domain-containing protein: MSPSPSVPYLDPELPVAERVEDLLGRMTTAEKAGQMLQLHAQGGVRHLIEDLHVGSILHASPERVLEAAALTERTRLRIPLLVAEDCIHGHSFWEGATIYPTQLGMAATWDPELVERIARATAVEVAATGVHWTFSPVLCITRDLRWGRVSETFGEDPFLIGELASAMVRGYQGEGLSDPTAILACAKHFAGYSETQGGRDATEADISRRKLRSWFLPPFERVAREGCRTFMLGYQSMDGVPVTVNDWLLNDVLRGEWGYTGTLVTDWDNVGRMVWEQKIYADHTQASAAAVRAGNDMVMTTPQFFEGAQDAIARGLLAEEDLDAAVRRVLTLKFELGLFENPRHPDPVRQAAVIGSDAHTALNLEAARRSLVLLTNDGTLPLAGGFRPGPDGRAAAGADPAPRTVAVVGPNADDPHAQLGDWAGASGQADWLPDGHPRALVRTVLDGVRAHVPEGWDVTYARGADILTTGPDPEGAYFPDGQPRPHVVVPSEPSAELIGEAVAAAEAADYVVAVVGDRIELVGEGRSTATLELVGGQVALLDALAATGKPLVVVVISSKPLVLPPSALGAAAVVHAFNPGMQGGRAVAELLLGLVEPSGRLPVSFARHAGQQPTYYNQIRGQHGTRYADLTQRPAFAFGEGLSYTTVAYSGLEVLTGSVGRDDTLRARVTVTNTGARPALETVQVYVSDTVTSVTWAEKELKAYRRVELAPGEAREVPLELPVADCTLVDAAGRRIVEPGDFELLVGPSSRDEVLLRAGFTVKG; encoded by the coding sequence GTGTCCCCCTCCCCGTCCGTGCCCTATCTCGACCCCGAACTGCCCGTCGCCGAGCGGGTGGAGGATCTGCTCGGCCGTATGACGACGGCCGAGAAGGCCGGTCAGATGCTCCAGTTGCACGCCCAGGGGGGTGTGCGCCATCTCATCGAGGACCTGCACGTCGGGTCGATCCTGCACGCCTCGCCGGAGCGCGTCCTGGAGGCCGCGGCCCTCACGGAGCGGACGCGGCTGCGGATCCCGCTGCTGGTGGCGGAGGACTGCATCCACGGCCACTCCTTCTGGGAGGGCGCCACGATCTACCCCACCCAGCTGGGCATGGCGGCGACCTGGGACCCGGAGCTGGTGGAGCGGATCGCCAGGGCGACGGCCGTCGAGGTCGCGGCCACCGGTGTCCACTGGACCTTCTCGCCGGTCCTGTGCATCACCCGCGACCTGCGCTGGGGGCGGGTCAGCGAGACCTTCGGCGAGGACCCGTTCCTCATCGGGGAGCTGGCCTCGGCGATGGTGCGCGGCTACCAGGGCGAGGGCCTGTCGGACCCGACGGCGATCCTGGCCTGCGCCAAGCACTTCGCGGGGTACTCCGAGACGCAGGGCGGCCGGGACGCCACCGAGGCGGACATCTCGCGGCGCAAGCTGCGGTCCTGGTTCCTGCCGCCCTTCGAGCGGGTCGCCCGTGAGGGCTGCCGCACCTTCATGCTGGGCTACCAGTCGATGGACGGGGTCCCCGTCACCGTCAACGACTGGCTGCTGAACGACGTGCTGCGCGGCGAGTGGGGCTACACCGGCACGCTGGTGACGGACTGGGACAACGTCGGCCGCATGGTGTGGGAGCAGAAGATCTACGCCGACCACACCCAGGCGTCGGCGGCGGCGGTCCGCGCGGGCAACGACATGGTGATGACCACCCCGCAGTTCTTCGAGGGCGCCCAGGACGCGATCGCCCGCGGCCTCCTGGCCGAGGAGGACCTGGACGCCGCGGTACGGCGCGTCCTGACGCTCAAGTTCGAGCTGGGCCTCTTCGAGAACCCCCGCCACCCCGATCCCGTCCGGCAGGCCGCGGTCATCGGCAGCGACGCGCACACGGCGCTGAACCTGGAGGCCGCCCGCCGCTCGCTCGTCCTGCTCACCAACGACGGCACCCTGCCGTTGGCCGGCGGCTTCCGCCCCGGCCCGGACGGCCGTGCCGCGGCCGGGGCGGACCCCGCCCCCCGTACGGTCGCCGTCGTCGGGCCCAACGCCGACGACCCGCACGCCCAGCTCGGTGACTGGGCCGGTGCCTCGGGTCAGGCGGACTGGCTGCCGGACGGGCACCCGCGCGCCCTGGTGCGCACCGTGCTGGACGGGGTGCGCGCGCACGTCCCCGAGGGCTGGGACGTCACGTACGCCCGGGGCGCCGACATCCTGACCACGGGTCCCGACCCGGAGGGGGCGTACTTCCCCGACGGGCAGCCCCGCCCGCACGTGGTCGTCCCCTCCGAGCCGTCGGCGGAGCTGATCGGTGAGGCCGTCGCCGCCGCCGAGGCCGCCGACTACGTGGTCGCGGTGGTCGGCGACCGCATCGAGCTGGTCGGTGAAGGACGTTCCACCGCGACGCTGGAACTCGTGGGCGGCCAGGTGGCCCTGCTGGACGCGCTGGCCGCGACCGGGAAGCCGCTCGTGGTGGTGGTCATCAGCTCCAAGCCGCTGGTGCTGCCGCCGTCGGCGCTCGGCGCGGCGGCGGTCGTGCACGCCTTCAACCCGGGCATGCAGGGCGGCCGGGCCGTCGCCGAACTGCTCCTCGGGCTGGTGGAGCCGTCGGGACGGCTGCCGGTCTCCTTCGCCCGGCACGCGGGCCAGCAGCCGACGTACTACAACCAGATCCGCGGCCAGCACGGCACCCGGTACGCCGATCTCACCCAGCGCCCGGCGTTCGCCTTCGGCGAGGGGCTGAGCTACACCACGGTGGCCTACAGCGGTCTGGAGGTGCTGACGGGGTCCGTCGGCAGGGACGACACGCTGCGGGCGCGCGTCACCGTGACCAACACCGGGGCCCGCCCCGCCCTGGAGACCGTCCAGGTGTACGTCAGCGACACGGTGACGTCCGTGACGTGGGCGGAGAAGGAGCTGAAGGCCTACCGCCGGGTGGAGCTGGCCCCCGGCGAGGCGCGTGAGGTGCCGCTGGAGCTGCCGGTCGCCGACTGCACGCTGGTGGACGCGGCGGGCCGCCGGATCGTGGAGCCGGGCGACTTCGAACTGCTGGTCGGCCCGTCCTCCCGCGACGAGGTGCTGCTGCGGGCGGGCTTCACGGTGAAGGGCTGA
- the pruA gene encoding L-glutamate gamma-semialdehyde dehydrogenase, whose product MDAVTQVPAPVNEPVHTYAPGSPERARLEAKLKELGQNPVDLPMTIGGEKRMGGGERFDVVQPHNHRARLGTYANATEADAQDAIDAALAAAPAWRAMSFDDRAAIILRAAELLSGPWRETLAASTMLGQSKTAQQAEIDCPCELVDFWRFNVHYARQILAEQPPANSPGVWNRMDHRPLEGFVYAITPFNFSAIAANLPTAPALMGNVVVWKPSPTQTHAAVLLMSLLEEAGLPKGVINLVTGDGLAVSEVALNHRDLAGIHFTGSTPTFQHLWKTVGNNIEKYRTYPRLVGETGGKDFVVAHPSADRAVLKTALTRGSFEYQGQKCSASSRAYIPASIWNSGFKEEFAAEVDSITMGDVTDLSNFIGAVIDARSFAKNKAAIDRAKSDPSCTVVAGGTYDDSVGYFVRPTVVVCDDPANEIFTTEYFGPILAVHVYEDEKYDEMLEQMESATDYALTGSVIAGDRAAAARTMEKLRYAAGNFYINDKSTGAVVGQQPFGGGRGSGTNDKAGAPQNLMRWTLTRAIKETLVPPTDYTYPHQG is encoded by the coding sequence ATGGACGCTGTGACCCAGGTCCCCGCCCCGGTCAACGAGCCGGTCCACACCTACGCCCCCGGCTCCCCGGAGCGGGCCCGGCTGGAGGCCAAGCTCAAGGAGCTCGGCCAGAACCCGGTCGACCTGCCGATGACCATCGGCGGCGAGAAGCGGATGGGCGGCGGCGAGCGCTTCGACGTCGTGCAGCCGCACAACCACCGGGCCCGGCTCGGCACCTACGCCAACGCCACCGAGGCCGACGCCCAGGACGCGATCGACGCCGCCCTCGCCGCCGCCCCGGCCTGGCGGGCGATGTCCTTCGACGACCGCGCCGCCATCATCCTGCGCGCCGCCGAACTGCTCTCGGGCCCCTGGCGCGAGACGCTCGCCGCCTCCACCATGCTCGGCCAGTCCAAGACCGCCCAGCAGGCGGAGATCGACTGCCCCTGCGAGCTGGTCGACTTCTGGCGCTTCAACGTGCACTACGCGCGCCAGATCCTCGCCGAGCAGCCCCCGGCCAACTCCCCGGGCGTGTGGAACCGCATGGACCACCGTCCGCTGGAGGGCTTCGTCTACGCGATCACGCCGTTCAACTTCTCGGCGATCGCCGCCAACCTGCCCACCGCACCGGCCCTGATGGGCAACGTGGTGGTGTGGAAGCCGTCCCCGACGCAGACCCACGCCGCGGTGCTGCTGATGAGCCTCCTGGAGGAGGCCGGCCTGCCCAAGGGCGTCATCAACCTGGTCACCGGTGACGGTCTCGCCGTCTCGGAGGTGGCGCTGAACCACCGCGACCTGGCGGGCATCCACTTCACCGGCTCCACGCCCACCTTCCAGCACCTGTGGAAGACGGTCGGCAACAACATCGAGAAGTACCGCACCTACCCGCGCCTCGTCGGCGAGACCGGGGGCAAGGACTTCGTCGTCGCGCACCCGAGCGCCGACCGCGCCGTGCTGAAGACCGCGCTGACCCGCGGCTCCTTCGAGTACCAGGGCCAGAAGTGCTCGGCCTCCTCCCGCGCCTACATCCCGGCGTCCATCTGGAACTCCGGTTTCAAGGAGGAGTTCGCGGCCGAGGTCGACTCGATCACCATGGGTGACGTCACCGACCTGTCGAACTTCATCGGCGCCGTCATCGACGCGCGGTCCTTCGCGAAGAACAAGGCCGCCATCGACCGCGCCAAGTCCGACCCGTCCTGCACGGTCGTCGCCGGCGGTACGTACGACGACTCGGTCGGCTACTTCGTCCGGCCCACCGTCGTGGTCTGCGACGACCCGGCCAACGAGATCTTCACCACCGAGTACTTCGGCCCGATCCTCGCCGTGCACGTCTACGAGGACGAGAAGTACGACGAGATGCTGGAGCAGATGGAGTCGGCCACGGACTACGCGCTGACCGGCTCGGTCATCGCGGGCGACCGCGCTGCCGCCGCCCGCACGATGGAGAAGCTCCGCTACGCGGCGGGCAACTTCTACATCAACGACAAGTCGACCGGCGCCGTCGTCGGCCAGCAGCCCTTCGGCGGCGGCCGGGGCTCCGGCACCAACGACAAGGCGGGCGCCCCGCAGAACCTGATGCGCTGGACGCTGACCCGGGCCATCAAGGAGACCCTGGTCCCGCCGACCGACTACACCTACCCCCACCAGGGCTGA
- a CDS encoding proline dehydrogenase family protein encodes MLGPVILAASRSDKMRRFISAAPGTKQVVDRFIAGETVDQVVPVIQDAAGKGLEVTLDVVGEDITTPEQAAAARDAYLELIGRLKELGLGTRAEMSVKLSMFGQSLEGGHELALANVRPVVEAAAEIGTTVTLDAEDHTTLDSMFAIHEELRKDFPQTGCVIQSYLFRTEEDARRLAAAGSRVRLVKGAYKEPASVAYQDKAEIDKAYVRVLRILMQGEGYPMIGSHDPRLIAIGQELARQAGRKLDEYEFQMLYGIRSDEHVRLAAEGHRMRVYTAYGTDWYGYFMRRLAEKPANLLFFARSVVTKG; translated from the coding sequence GTGCTGGGTCCCGTGATTCTCGCCGCGTCACGCAGCGACAAGATGCGTCGTTTCATCTCGGCCGCGCCGGGCACCAAGCAGGTCGTCGACCGCTTCATCGCCGGGGAGACGGTCGACCAGGTCGTCCCGGTCATCCAGGACGCGGCCGGCAAGGGCCTGGAGGTCACCCTCGACGTCGTGGGCGAGGACATCACCACCCCGGAGCAGGCCGCCGCCGCCCGTGACGCCTACCTGGAGCTGATCGGCCGCCTGAAGGAACTCGGTCTGGGCACCCGGGCCGAGATGTCCGTGAAGCTGTCGATGTTCGGCCAGTCGCTGGAGGGCGGCCACGAGCTCGCCCTCGCCAACGTCCGCCCGGTCGTCGAGGCCGCCGCGGAGATCGGCACCACGGTCACGCTGGACGCCGAGGACCACACGACCCTGGACTCGATGTTCGCCATCCACGAGGAACTGCGGAAGGACTTCCCGCAGACCGGCTGCGTGATCCAGTCCTACCTCTTCCGCACGGAGGAGGACGCCCGCCGGCTGGCCGCCGCGGGCAGCCGGGTCCGCCTGGTGAAGGGTGCGTACAAGGAGCCCGCCTCCGTCGCGTACCAGGACAAGGCGGAGATCGACAAGGCGTACGTCCGCGTCCTGAGGATCCTGATGCAGGGCGAGGGCTACCCGATGATCGGTTCCCACGACCCCCGGCTCATCGCCATCGGCCAGGAGCTCGCCCGCCAGGCAGGGCGCAAACTGGACGAGTACGAGTTCCAGATGCTGTACGGCATCCGCAGCGACGAGCACGTCCGGCTCGCGGCGGAAGGCCACCGGATGCGCGTCTACACGGCGTACGGCACCGACTGGTACGGCTACTTCATGCGCCGCCTCGCGGAGAAGCCGGCCAACCTCCTCTTCTTCGCCCGCTCCGTCGTCACCAAGGGCTGA